Proteins co-encoded in one Malus domestica chromosome 09, GDT2T_hap1 genomic window:
- the LOC103444072 gene encoding uncharacterized protein, translating to MAALKLLLSSARRHCLSNPHSRLHPPPFLSCHRSLSSESDPNPNQNPPQPPRRQPVPVEPVSYTLKPKEQSLPDPDATPQATSPPPPQSPGDSPNSSSQDTRATWTREEARFIRDVPSISPVSYPVKVAPLPEDRVAEESGGGEGGAEKDVDGVKDLEREKRRIEADGRMRRRLFRVPEEEVVVPFPALIKVEKKESKSILEVMDAIRQVKANAQCKFDETVEAHVQLGIDAKRNAVRGNMTLPHGSGKVVRVAFFAEGSDAEEARAAGADIVGGVELVEEIASSHKLNVDKCFATNEMIMRLAKIARILRERGLMPDRKLGTVTNDITGALQKVRQGHIEYRMDRTSIVHVGLGKVSFTEEYLQENIGAFMSSLLLAKPTGLKKSSKYAGYINSFHISSTMGPGFPVSIQSLSKAADHYNKVHLKA from the exons ATGGCCGCCCTGAAGCTCCTCCTCTCCTCCGCTCGCCGTCACTGCCTCTCAAACCCTCACTCCCGTCTCCACCCACCTCCATTTCTAAGCTGCCACAGATCCCTAAGCTCCGAATCCGACCCAAACCCGAATCAGAACCCTCCGCAGCCTCCTAGACGCCAACCCGTGCCGGTCGAACCCGTTTCATACACTCTCAAACCCAAAGAGCAGTCCCTACCCGATCCAGATGCGACTCCCCAAGCAACATCACCGCCGCCTCCACAAAGCCCCGGTGACTCGCCCAACTCATCGAGTCAGGACACTCGCGCCACCTGGACCCGTGAAGAGGCGCGTTTCATCAGGGACGTTCCATCTATATCTCCGGTATCGTACCCGGTGAAAGTTGCTCCCTTACCGGAAGATAGGGTCGCGGAGGAGAGCGGAGGTGGCGAAGGCGGAGCTGAAAAGGATGTGGATGGCGTGAAGGActtggagagagagaagagaaggatcGAGGCCGATGGTCGGATGAGGAGGAGGCTTTTTAGGGTTCCTGAGGAGGAGGTGGTGGTTCCTTTTCCCGCGTTGATTAAGGTTGAGAAGAAGGAGAGCAAATCTATTCTCGAGGTCATGGACGCAATTCGCCAAGTCAAG GCTAATGCCCAGTGCAAATTTGATGAAACTGTTGAAGCTCATGTACAATTGGGTATTGATGCGAAGCGAAAT GCGGTTCGTGGTAACATGACTTTGCCGCATGGTAGTGGGAAG GTTGTCAGGGTTGCTTTCTTTGCTGAAGGCTCAGATGCAGAAGAAGCTAGAGCTGCAGGAGCAGATATTGTTGGCGGTGTTGAACTGGTTGAGGAAATTGCAA GCAGTCATAAGCTCAATGTTGACAAGTGTTTTGCTACAAATGAAATGATTATGCGCCTGGCAAAG ATTGCAAGAATTCTTAGAGAGCGTGGTTTGATGCCTGACCGTAAA CTAGGTACTGTCACCAATGACATTACTGGAGCACTGCAGAAGGTAAGACAAGGTCATATTGAGTATAGAATGGACAGAACATCAATTGTACATGTGGGTCTTGGAAAG gtGAGCTTCACAGAGGAGTATCTGCAAGAGAACATTGGTGCATTTATGAGTTCTCTTTTGCTGGCAAAGCCTACAGGTTTAAAAAAGT
- the LOC103444073 gene encoding sec1 family domain-containing protein MIP3 encodes MAVVDVTKSCLDSISQISEHIEGSVLYLDAGCTKSFQYTGAFPLLLNHGVRALCSLENISSLDTVVDWNANSDPVRKVVVITSRLLSDAHRYILRCLSTHQAVDCCTVFTSVSEIAHSAYPDSPLGPDAFHEYESLLVQDYEELVKKDKKNSRRTEGSNLKDISQNEASLSARNFIEDKSVADTEDVGKKLVVSVHHFPMILCPLSPRVFVLPSEGSVGDAYLSVKHEDALSPGLPPLSTGLLSDGDDIPAGATLTANFLYHLAAKMDLKMEIFSLGDLSKTVGKIMTDMSSLYDVGRRKRSAGLLLIDRTLDLLTPCCHGDSLVDCMFSSLPRREKTTSSAHLKSSQNQLKHGPSNLERASLDVQIPLALVLREEDNNTDNFRLLESIEAFLCGWDSGNSASQVLDLMNLKNKVHNEKPLEFENELLSGSFVSTESFRGTPYMEAILDRRTKDGAVLVKKWLQEALRRENITVNVKSRPGFVTKSELQLMVKALAKTQSSLLRNKGIIQLAAAALVALDESNSARWEAFMSAERILSVVSAGDTTQSLSAQIDDLINKTALMGLHGQKNKKSEASKGLLSFQDALLLMISGYILAGENFPTSGSDGPFSWQEEKLLKDSIVEAILENPSIAKLKFLHGLMEELETNLSRIKSDESKETSSDQIDIDDFDDDQWGKWGDEEVDNKNNSKEQVYSDMQLKLELRDRVDNLFKFLHKLSSLKSRNIPLKDGSLSSENNFSGDPYASRGLLYKLLTRVLAKNDVPGLEYHSSTVGQLFKSGFRRFGLGQAKPSLADQNIILVFVIGGINSVEVREAQEALSESGRPDIELILGGTTLLTPDDMLDLLLGKSSYF; translated from the exons ATGGCTGTCGTTGATGTCACCAAATCTTGCCTCGATTCCATTAGCCAG ATATCGGAGCACATTGAAGGTTCTGTTCTTTACTTAGATGCTGGATGTACAAAGAGCTTCCAGTACACAGGAGCGTTTCCCCTGTTACTGAACCATGGAGTACGTGCTCTGTGTAGTTTGGAAAACATTTCTTCTCTTGATACG GTGGTTGATTGGAATGCAAATTCTGATCCTGTAAGGAAAGTTGTGGTGATCACTTCTCGTCTACTAAGTGATGCACATCGATATATTTTACGTTGTCTGAGCACACATCAAGCTGTAGATTGTTGTACTGTATTCACATCTGTTTCAGAG ATAGCTCATTCAGCGTATCCTGATTCACCTCTGGGACCAGATGCATTTCATGAATACGAGTCCTTGCTTGTCCAAGATTATGAGGAGCTTGTtaagaaagataagaaaaattcCAGACGGACAGAAGGCAGCAACTTAAAGGACATATCTCAAAATGAAGCTAGTTTAAGTGCAAGAAATTTCATTGAAGACAAGTCAGTAGCTGATACAGAAGATGTAGGGAAAAAACTGGTTGTTTCTGTGCATCACTTCCCCATGATTTTGTGCCCCCTTTCACCAAGAGTATTTGTTTTACCTTCAGAGGGATCAGTTGGTGATGCATACTTATCAGTTAAACATGAGGATGCTCTTAGTCCAGGGTTGCCCCCCTTAAGTACTGGATTGCTTTCTGATGGTGACGATATTCCTGCCGGGGCAACGCTTACAGCAAATTTTCTTTACCATCTTGCTGCAAAG ATGGACTTGAAGATGGAAATATTTTCACTTGGTGATCTCTCAAAAACTGTGGGGAAAATTATGACAGACATGTCAAGTCTTTATGATGTAGGTCGCCGTAAACGATCCGCAGGGCTATTACTCATTGATCGTACACTGGATCTTCTTACTCCATGCTGTCATGGAGATTCACTTGTTGATTGTATGTTTTCATCCCTGCCCCGCAGGGAAAAAACAACATCCTCCGCCCACCTAAAAAGCTCACAAAACCAACTCAAGCATGGCCCTTCTAACCTGGAACGTGCTTCTCTTGATGTTCAAATACCACTTGCCCTAGTTCTACGTGAAGAAGATAACAACACAGATAACTTTAGGCTTTTAGAAAGCATTGAAGCTTTTCTGTGCGGGTGGGATTCTGGGAACTCTGCCTCTCAGGTTTTGGATTTGATGAACCTAAAGAACAAAGTTCATAATGAGAAGCCGCTTGAGTTCGAGAATGAGCTTCTTAGTGGGTCTTTTGTTTCTACAGAAAGTTTTCGTGGAACACCATACATGGAAGCTATACTAGACAGGAGAACAAAAGATGGAGCTGTACTGGTGAAGAAGTGGCTTCAAGAAGCTCTTCGTCGGGAAAATATAACTGTGAATGTCAAATCGCGTCCTGGTTTTGTTACAAAGTCAGAGTTGCAACTTATGGTAAAAGCCCTAGCTAAAACGCAGTCATCTTTACTGAGAAATAAGGGAATTATTCAATTAGCAGCAGCTGCTCTGGTTGCCCTCGACGAATCTAATTCGGCCAGATGGGAAGCATTTATGAGTGCAGAGAGAATATTGAGTGTTGTAAGTGCTGGAGACACAACCCAGAGTCTTTCTGCTCAAATTGACGATCTTATCAATAAGACGGCTCTGATGGGATTGCATGGACAGAAGAACAAAAAGTCGGAGGCCTCAAAAGGACTACTTTCTTTTCAGGATGCCTTGCTCCTTATGATTTCTGGATATATATTAGCCGGTGAGAATTTTCCGACATCTGGGTCTGATGGCCCTTTTTCTTGGCAAGAGGAGAAATTGTTGAAGGATTCTATTGTTGAAGCAATTCTTGAAAACCCGTCAATAGCAAAACTCAAGTTTCTTCATGGTCTAATGGAAGAGCTCGAGACCAACTTAAGCAGGATCAAATCCGATGAAAGTAAAGAAACGTCTTCTGATCAAATAGACATCGATGATTTTGACGACGATCAGTGGGGTAAATGGGGCGATGAAGAAGTTGATAATAAAAATAACAGTAAAGAGCAAGTGTACAGTGACATGCAGCTGAAGTTGGAGCTGCGTGATAGGGTGGATAATCTTTTCAAATTCCTTCACAAGCTATCTAGTTTGAAGAGTAGGAACATACCATTGAAGGACGGGTCATTGTCTTCAGAAAATAATTTCAGTGGAGATCCATATGCAAGCAGAGGACTGCTATATAAGCTTCTAACAAGGGTTTTGGCGAAGAACGACGTACCTGGTCTGGAGTATCACTCGTCCACTGTGGGACAACTTTTTAAAAGTGGTTTCAGAAGATTTGGCCTTGGGCAG GCAAAACCAAGTTTAGCCGACCAAAATATCATCCTGGTTTTTGTCATTGGAGGAATCAATAGCGTCGAG GTTCGTGAAGCTCAAGAGGCATTATCCGAGAGTGGAAGGCCGGATATTGAATTGATTCTTGGAGGAACAACTCTCCTTACTCCTGACGACATGCTCGACTTACTACTGGGCAAATCTAGTTACTTCTGA